Proteins encoded in a region of the Deefgea piscis genome:
- a CDS encoding GNAT family N-acetyltransferase, with product MDQIKSKVHIESTRLLIKPFSASDADEVFACITPTLTRFMSWDPPDSRDDFDLVWCSWLTAIDDGTDYVFAIRHISDCSFLGLVGLHHLRSITPELGIWIREDRHLQGFGREAVGLIAQWASQDMGVTSFIYPVAIDNHPSRLIAKSLNGVIVDRCVTRKYNSVIYRIPSQYGRLG from the coding sequence ATGGATCAGATAAAAAGCAAAGTTCATATTGAATCGACTCGGCTTTTGATTAAACCTTTTTCCGCCAGTGATGCTGACGAGGTCTTTGCTTGCATTACACCCACGCTTACTCGTTTTATGTCATGGGATCCTCCCGATAGCCGAGATGATTTTGACTTGGTTTGGTGCTCTTGGTTAACAGCTATCGATGATGGAACTGACTATGTTTTCGCGATACGTCATATCAGTGACTGTAGTTTCCTGGGTTTGGTTGGCCTCCATCACTTACGAAGCATTACTCCAGAGCTGGGAATATGGATTAGAGAGGATCGTCATCTGCAAGGATTTGGTCGTGAAGCGGTGGGCTTAATTGCGCAATGGGCTTCGCAGGACATGGGTGTTACAAGTTTCATTTATCCTGTTGCAATAGACAATCATCCGAGCCGCCTCATCGCTAAGTCACTGAATGGGGTAATTGTTGATCGCTGTGTAACACGGAAATACAACTCTGTTATTTATCGTATACCTAGCCAGTACGGTAGGTTGGGCTAA
- a CDS encoding NAD(P)H-dependent glycerol-3-phosphate dehydrogenase, with protein MKLAVLGAGAWGTALAIRFADRQTVSLWSREAEQVTQMQAERCNQRYLADAPFPDNLSVTATLADAIADAGLILIVTPMSGLRSTLKALRELGSTAPVLWACKGLEAGTMKLPHQVAQEEMDDTIPRGMLSGPSFAQEVAKGLPAAVTIASSDAAFAQQVVQDLNTSVLRLYASDDLIGVEIGAAVKNVMAIAAGVADGLNLGLNARAALLTRGLAEMARFSTALGGKAETMMGLAGIGDLMLTATGDLSRNRRVGLLLAQGLNLDEVLKNLGHVAEGVPTAREVVSQAAALNIEMPISRAVCQVLFENVPVSEIITDLMGRSPKMETLQ; from the coding sequence TTGAAACTAGCTGTTTTAGGCGCTGGCGCTTGGGGCACCGCCCTTGCCATTCGATTTGCTGACCGCCAAACCGTCAGCCTGTGGTCGCGTGAGGCCGAACAAGTAACACAAATGCAGGCAGAACGCTGCAATCAGCGCTACCTCGCCGACGCCCCCTTCCCTGACAATCTCAGCGTGACCGCAACACTCGCCGACGCCATTGCTGATGCTGGCTTGATCCTCATCGTGACGCCGATGTCAGGATTACGCAGCACGCTCAAAGCGCTGCGCGAACTGGGCAGCACTGCGCCGGTACTGTGGGCGTGTAAAGGCCTTGAAGCCGGAACCATGAAATTACCGCATCAAGTTGCGCAGGAAGAAATGGACGATACCATTCCACGCGGCATGTTATCTGGCCCTAGTTTTGCGCAAGAAGTTGCCAAAGGTCTGCCAGCCGCAGTCACTATCGCCTCGAGTGATGCCGCTTTTGCTCAACAAGTGGTGCAAGACTTAAATACCAGCGTGCTGCGCCTCTATGCCAGCGACGATTTAATCGGCGTTGAAATCGGCGCCGCAGTTAAAAACGTGATGGCGATTGCCGCTGGTGTTGCCGATGGTTTGAACCTGGGCCTGAATGCCCGAGCCGCACTACTCACTCGCGGTCTAGCGGAAATGGCGCGTTTCTCCACCGCACTGGGCGGCAAGGCCGAAACGATGATGGGCTTGGCCGGGATTGGCGATTTGATGCTGACCGCAACGGGTGATTTATCGCGTAACCGCCGTGTTGGACTGTTGTTGGCGCAAGGCTTGAATTTAGACGAAGTGTTAAAAAACCTTGGTCACGTCGCCGAAGGTGTACCGACTGCGCGTGAAGTAGTGAGCCAAGCTGCGGCGCTAAATATCGAAATGCCCATCAGCCGCGCCGTTTGCCAAGTGCTGTTTGAAAACGTGCCAGTCAGTGAAATCATTACCGACCTAATGGGCCGCAGCCCGAAAATGGAAACGCTACAATAG
- a CDS encoding SH3 domain-containing protein: MSLLAVLASGAQAVDYRSTARHGVIVYDAPADTASKRFILSANIPLEMLSEQGDWIRVRDRDGTLSWIKKSDVVARRYVQVSRMSAVHQAANKSSATIYKVERNVLLELLDSAGSGWLKVKHRDGPIGFIRIEDVWGA, translated from the coding sequence ATGAGCCTACTTGCCGTTTTGGCAAGTGGCGCTCAGGCGGTTGATTACCGATCAACCGCACGCCACGGCGTCATTGTTTATGATGCCCCTGCCGACACAGCCAGCAAACGTTTTATTCTCAGCGCTAACATTCCACTCGAAATGCTCAGCGAGCAAGGCGACTGGATTCGCGTTCGTGATCGTGATGGCACGCTAAGCTGGATTAAAAAATCCGATGTAGTCGCCCGTCGCTACGTCCAAGTCAGCCGAATGAGTGCCGTTCACCAAGCGGCGAATAAATCATCGGCGACCATCTATAAAGTAGAACGTAATGTACTACTTGAACTACTCGACTCTGCGGGCTCAGGCTGGCTAAAAGTCAAACATCGCGACGGTCCAATTGGCTTCATTCGTATTGAAGATGTTTGGGGCGCTTAA
- the secB gene encoding protein-export chaperone SecB — protein MSEETQEVQQPIFAVQKLYVKDISLESPSAPNAFMEQEQPEFNIQFRNQARSFDNGFFEASLTVTATATAEDRTIFLVEITQAGLFQIENVPETELDPLLGIGCPSILFPYLREAVSDLTTRAGFPPLLLQPINFEGIYMQQRQQAEAAAQEANEQITH, from the coding sequence ATGAGCGAAGAAACTCAAGAAGTACAACAACCGATTTTTGCCGTACAAAAACTTTATGTAAAAGATATCTCTCTTGAATCTCCAAGTGCACCGAATGCATTTATGGAACAAGAACAGCCAGAATTTAACATTCAGTTCCGCAATCAAGCGCGTAGCTTTGACAATGGCTTTTTTGAAGCCAGCTTAACAGTGACCGCCACTGCAACCGCTGAAGATCGGACTATTTTCTTGGTTGAGATTACTCAAGCCGGTTTATTCCAAATCGAAAACGTGCCAGAAACTGAACTTGATCCATTACTCGGTATTGGCTGCCCAAGTATTTTATTCCCTTACCTACGTGAAGCCGTTTCTGACTTAACGACTCGTGCAGGCTTCCCACCACTGCTTTTACAGCCAATCAACTTTGAAGGCATTTATATGCAACAACGCCAACAAGCTGAAGCTGCAGCACAAGAAGCCAATGAACAAATCACACATTAA
- the grxC gene encoding glutaredoxin 3, with protein sequence MAKVTMYSTGTCPYCDRAERLLQHKGITDLVKIRVDLDPSQRQVMVERGQRTVPQIYIDDFHVGGFDDLAALDRAGKLDPLLNK encoded by the coding sequence ATGGCGAAAGTAACAATGTATAGCACCGGTACTTGCCCATACTGCGACCGCGCTGAGCGCTTATTACAGCATAAAGGGATTACTGATTTAGTTAAGATCCGGGTGGATCTCGACCCAAGCCAAAGACAAGTCATGGTAGAGCGTGGTCAGCGCACTGTGCCGCAAATTTATATCGACGATTTTCATGTGGGCGGCTTTGATGACCTCGCTGCGCTAGATCGCGCCGGTAAGCTCGACCCATTACTGAATAAATAG